A genomic segment from Propionibacteriaceae bacterium ZF39 encodes:
- a CDS encoding dihydroorotate dehydrogenase-like protein — translation MPDLGTTYLGLTLRSPLIASAGPITQSPDGFAALAEADCGAIVMYSLFEEQLRHESAHDLLLEDEYADSFAESLSYFPTMPSTDVGLSDRYLETLRTGIEAANGTPVIASLNGSTIGTWVEFAQQLADAGASALELNIYLVPGDISITGREVEDRHVEILEGVKNAVDIPVAVKLSPYFSSIGEMAKRLVDAGADGLVLFNRFLQPEIDIETLQVQAQVSLSRSIEGRLPRTWIAALHGRLDTSLAATTGVETGDDIVRYLLAGADAVMATSALIRHGAGFARELNQQLTDWLVRKEFDSVAAVRGLLAVPVDADATAYERAGYLAALEKAKETYAPL, via the coding sequence ATGCCCGATCTCGGAACCACCTATCTGGGCCTGACCCTGCGGAGCCCGCTCATCGCCTCCGCCGGGCCGATCACCCAATCCCCGGACGGGTTCGCGGCCCTGGCCGAGGCCGACTGCGGCGCGATCGTTATGTATTCCCTGTTCGAGGAGCAGCTCCGCCACGAGTCGGCGCACGACCTGCTCCTGGAGGATGAGTACGCCGACTCCTTCGCCGAGTCGTTGTCCTATTTCCCGACGATGCCGAGCACGGACGTGGGCCTGAGCGATCGCTATCTGGAGACGCTGCGGACGGGGATCGAGGCGGCGAACGGGACGCCCGTCATCGCCTCGCTCAACGGCTCGACCATCGGCACCTGGGTGGAATTCGCCCAGCAGCTCGCGGATGCCGGCGCGTCGGCGCTCGAGCTGAACATCTATCTCGTCCCCGGCGACATCAGCATCACCGGCCGTGAGGTCGAGGACCGCCATGTCGAGATCCTCGAAGGGGTCAAGAACGCCGTCGACATCCCCGTGGCCGTGAAACTCAGCCCCTATTTCTCGTCGATCGGCGAGATGGCGAAGCGGCTCGTGGACGCCGGAGCCGACGGTCTCGTGCTGTTCAACCGTTTCCTGCAGCCCGAGATCGACATCGAGACCCTGCAGGTGCAGGCCCAGGTGAGCCTGTCGCGCTCGATCGAGGGGCGCCTGCCCCGCACGTGGATCGCCGCATTGCATGGGCGCCTGGACACATCCCTCGCCGCGACGACCGGCGTCGAGACCGGTGACGACATCGTCCGCTATCTCCTCGCCGGGGCCGACGCGGTCATGGCCACCTCGGCCCTCATTCGCCACGGCGCCGGATTCGCGCGGGAGCTCAACCAGCAGCTCACCGACTGGCTCGTCCGCAAGGAGTTCGACTCAGTCGCGGCTGTTCGGGGCCTCCTGGCCGTCCCGGTCGATGCCGACGCCACGGCCTACGAGCGCGCCGGCTATCTCGCGGCGCTCGAGAAGGCGAAGGAAACGTACGCCCCGTTGTAG
- the nifJ gene encoding pyruvate:ferredoxin (flavodoxin) oxidoreductase: MTQPARAAKPGTRVIIDGNEAAASVAYRLNELCSIYPITPSSTMAELADEWAAHNRTNVWGTIPTVIEMQSEAGAAGTMHGALQGGALSTTFTASQGLLLMIPNMYKIAGELTSTVFHVAARSLAAQGLSIFGDHQDVMAVRQTGFALLSSASVQEAHDLACIAQMATLESRVPFVHFFDGFRTSHELNTMTMLSDDDLRSLIPESQIQDHRARALSPDHPIIRGTAQNPDVYFQGRETVNPFYARTPGIVQGAMDRFAGRTGRAYSLVEYHGADDADRVIVIMGSGAETVRSTVDHLLDTGEKVGVVQLRLYRPFPTEEVLAAIPATATRVAVLDRTKEPGSGGEPLFLDVAAALGESFARGERERLPLVTGGRYGLSSKEFTPGMVAGVYAELAAERPRARFTVGIVDDVSHTSIDYDPALDISAPGTLSAVFYGLGSDGTVGANKNTIKILGADPERYAQAYFVYDSKKSGSRTVSHLRFGPNPIQAPYLVSRAGFIGCHHWSILEQVDILENAREGTILLLNTPYPAGEVFEKLPAPLQEGVIRLGLQVWTVDAGAVAREAGLGNRTNTVLQTCFFAISGVMPAEEAVEAIKASIRKTYGRRGAEVVTRNEKAVDASVSNLHRVPVPEQAVGGHPLQAPVPAHAPEFVRTVTAAMMAGKGDDLPVSALPVDGSYPSGTTAYEKRNISSIVAEWDHEACIQCGNCAFVCPHSVIRSKYYPPEQLDGAPDSFQSAPINAVGVPLARYTLQVFAEDCTGCGLCVEACPVKPLGQPNRRAINLSPVAARLEDEKKNVEFFDSIPHNDRTRVDFGTVRGTQFLQPLFEFSGACSGCGETPYVKLLSQLFGDRATVANATGCSSIYGGNLPTTPWTSNDKGRGPAWSNSLFEDNAEFGLGMRLAADLHAGLARKRLVQLRDELGAELVDSILEAEQHSESELAAQAERIDELRRRMDGIDGHRVEDLRSVIDHLLRRSVWIVGGDGWAYDIGSGGLDHVLASGRNVNVLVLDTEVYSNTGGQSSKSTPLGAVAKFAAAGKTTNKKDLAMQAIAYGNVYVARVAMGADPQQTLKAFREAEAYDGPSLIIAYSHCIAHGIEMRKGLDQQYNAVNSGHFPLMRFNPVKRENGENPFLLDSPKPRVPLKDYLYKELRYRMLAQADPKEAARLLEMATVAVRQRWENYEDMATREAADFAPDARRDVEREPEKQLEKSNPAATRKATT; the protein is encoded by the coding sequence ATGACGCAGCCGGCTCGCGCCGCCAAACCAGGGACCCGCGTCATCATCGACGGCAACGAAGCCGCCGCCTCTGTGGCGTACCGGCTGAATGAGCTGTGCTCGATCTATCCGATCACGCCGAGCTCGACCATGGCCGAGCTCGCCGACGAATGGGCCGCCCACAACCGCACCAACGTGTGGGGCACGATCCCCACGGTCATCGAGATGCAGTCGGAGGCCGGCGCGGCCGGCACGATGCACGGCGCGCTCCAGGGCGGTGCGCTCAGCACGACGTTCACCGCATCGCAGGGCCTGCTGCTGATGATCCCGAACATGTACAAGATCGCGGGCGAGCTCACCTCGACCGTCTTCCATGTCGCTGCGCGCTCCCTCGCCGCGCAGGGTCTGTCGATCTTCGGCGATCACCAGGACGTGATGGCCGTACGCCAGACCGGCTTCGCCCTGCTCTCGTCGGCCTCGGTGCAGGAGGCCCACGACCTCGCGTGCATCGCCCAGATGGCGACGCTCGAATCCCGCGTGCCGTTCGTGCATTTCTTCGACGGCTTCCGCACGTCGCACGAGCTCAACACGATGACGATGCTGAGCGACGACGACCTGCGCTCCTTGATCCCCGAGTCGCAGATCCAGGACCATCGCGCCCGCGCGCTCTCGCCGGATCACCCGATCATCCGCGGCACCGCCCAGAACCCGGACGTCTATTTCCAGGGCCGCGAGACGGTGAACCCGTTCTATGCGCGCACGCCGGGCATCGTCCAGGGTGCGATGGATCGCTTCGCCGGGCGGACGGGGCGGGCGTACTCGCTGGTCGAGTATCACGGTGCCGACGACGCCGATCGCGTCATCGTGATCATGGGCTCGGGTGCCGAAACCGTACGCTCGACCGTCGACCACCTGCTGGACACCGGTGAGAAGGTCGGCGTCGTCCAGTTGCGCCTCTATCGCCCCTTCCCCACCGAGGAGGTCCTCGCCGCGATCCCGGCGACCGCGACGCGCGTTGCTGTTCTCGACCGCACCAAGGAGCCCGGTTCGGGCGGTGAGCCGCTGTTCCTCGACGTCGCGGCCGCACTCGGTGAGAGCTTCGCACGCGGTGAGCGCGAGCGCCTCCCGCTGGTCACCGGTGGCCGCTACGGTCTCTCGAGCAAGGAATTCACCCCGGGCATGGTCGCCGGCGTGTACGCCGAACTCGCGGCCGAGCGGCCCCGCGCACGGTTCACGGTCGGCATCGTCGACGACGTCTCCCACACGTCGATCGACTACGACCCGGCCCTGGACATCTCCGCCCCCGGGACCCTCTCGGCCGTGTTCTATGGCCTCGGTTCCGACGGCACGGTCGGCGCCAACAAGAACACGATCAAGATCCTCGGCGCGGACCCGGAGCGGTATGCGCAGGCGTACTTCGTCTATGACTCCAAGAAGTCCGGCTCGCGCACGGTGTCGCACCTGCGGTTCGGGCCGAACCCGATCCAGGCGCCCTACCTGGTGTCACGCGCCGGGTTCATCGGCTGTCACCACTGGTCGATCCTCGAACAGGTCGACATCCTCGAGAACGCCCGCGAGGGCACGATCCTGCTGCTCAATACGCCCTATCCCGCGGGCGAGGTGTTCGAGAAACTGCCCGCCCCGCTGCAGGAGGGCGTGATCCGTCTCGGCCTGCAGGTCTGGACGGTCGACGCGGGCGCGGTCGCGCGGGAGGCCGGGCTCGGCAACCGCACCAACACCGTGTTGCAGACCTGCTTCTTCGCGATCTCCGGTGTGATGCCCGCCGAGGAAGCCGTCGAGGCGATCAAGGCCTCGATCCGCAAGACCTACGGTCGGCGCGGTGCCGAGGTCGTCACCCGCAACGAGAAGGCCGTCGACGCGTCGGTGAGCAACCTCCACCGCGTGCCGGTGCCCGAGCAGGCCGTCGGCGGTCATCCGCTCCAGGCCCCCGTGCCGGCCCACGCACCCGAGTTCGTCCGCACCGTGACGGCCGCCATGATGGCCGGCAAGGGCGACGACCTCCCGGTGTCGGCGCTCCCGGTCGACGGGTCCTACCCGTCCGGCACGACCGCCTATGAAAAGCGCAACATCTCCTCGATCGTCGCCGAATGGGACCACGAGGCCTGCATCCAGTGCGGCAACTGCGCGTTCGTGTGCCCGCACTCGGTGATCCGGTCGAAGTACTACCCGCCGGAACAGCTCGACGGCGCACCCGACAGCTTCCAGTCCGCACCGATCAACGCGGTCGGCGTCCCCCTGGCGCGGTACACCCTGCAGGTCTTCGCCGAGGACTGCACGGGCTGTGGCCTGTGTGTCGAGGCCTGCCCGGTCAAACCGCTCGGCCAGCCGAACCGGCGGGCGATCAACCTGTCCCCCGTTGCGGCGCGACTCGAGGACGAGAAGAAGAACGTCGAATTCTTCGACTCGATCCCCCACAACGACCGCACCCGCGTCGACTTCGGCACGGTGCGCGGCACCCAGTTCCTGCAGCCGTTGTTCGAGTTCTCGGGCGCCTGCTCCGGATGCGGTGAGACCCCCTATGTGAAGTTGCTGAGTCAGCTGTTCGGCGACCGGGCCACGGTCGCCAACGCCACCGGCTGCTCGTCGATCTATGGCGGCAACCTCCCCACCACGCCCTGGACCTCCAACGACAAGGGCCGCGGCCCGGCCTGGTCCAACTCACTGTTCGAGGACAACGCCGAGTTCGGGCTCGGCATGCGCCTGGCTGCCGACCTCCATGCCGGCCTGGCCCGCAAGCGGCTCGTGCAGTTGCGCGATGAGCTCGGTGCCGAGCTCGTCGACTCGATCCTCGAAGCCGAGCAACACTCCGAGTCGGAGCTGGCCGCCCAGGCCGAGCGGATCGACGAGTTGCGCCGCCGCATGGATGGCATCGACGGCCATCGGGTCGAGGACCTGCGCAGTGTCATCGACCATCTCCTGCGCCGCTCGGTCTGGATCGTCGGCGGCGACGGGTGGGCGTACGACATCGGCTCGGGCGGCCTCGACCATGTCCTGGCCTCCGGCCGCAATGTGAATGTCCTGGTGCTCGACACCGAGGTCTACTCCAACACGGGCGGTCAGTCGTCGAAGTCGACGCCCCTCGGTGCGGTCGCGAAGTTCGCCGCCGCCGGCAAGACGACCAACAAGAAGGACCTGGCGATGCAGGCCATCGCCTATGGCAACGTCTATGTCGCCCGCGTGGCGATGGGTGCCGATCCCCAGCAGACGCTCAAGGCGTTCCGGGAGGCCGAGGCCTATGACGGCCCGAGCCTGATCATCGCCTACAGCCACTGCATCGCCCACGGCATCGAGATGCGCAAGGGCCTGGACCAGCAATACAACGCGGTCAACTCCGGGCACTTCCCGCTCATGCGGTTCAACCCCGTCAAGCGCGAAAACGGGGAGAACCCGTTCCTGCTCGACTCGCCGAAGCCGCGCGTACCCCTGAAGGACTATCTCTACAAGGAACTCCGCTATCGGATGCTCGCCCAGGCCGACCCCAAGGAGGCCGCCCGTCTGCTCGAGATGGCGACGGTCGCCGTCCGGCAGCGGTGGGAGAACTACGAGGACATGGCCACCCGCGAGGCTGCCGACTTCGCTCCGGACGCCCGTCGGGACGTCGAGCGCGAGCCCGAGAAGCAGCTCGAGAAGTCCAATCCCGCCGCAACCCGGAAGGCAACGACGTGA
- a CDS encoding NAD(P)-binding protein — translation MLHPQRRDVTQLPDLFHSEGRVGPERSRRPVYVDLLPPCNAGCPAGENIQEWLRLIKAGETEAAWRQLTQDNPFPAIHGRVCYHPCESVCNRKELDSAVSIHAVERFLGDEALSRGWAFKVPEQTSGRKVLVVGSGPSGLSAAYHLARLGHEVEIRDNGAEPGGMMRYGIPAYRLPRDVLDGEIRRITDMGVRIVTNHTVTDLLAEQEEGGFDAVFVAVGAHLSRKVDIPAQDASKMVDAVQFLRGVASGEKPIIGRRVAIYGGGNTAMDAARTARRLGAEEAIVVYRRTKAQMPAHEEELDDAEREGVKINWLRTITDVSDDLTVEIMELDETGRPRGTGRFEKLEADTVIMAVGQVPETDFLHEIEGLEFDRDGVMQVDHQTLMSTVPGIFAGGDAVPSERTVTIGVGHGKKAARAIDAWLYGGVPDRKPKHDLASFDKLNLWYFGDASRRAQPELDPDARVTAFDEIVGGLNEQQATFEAARCLSCGNCFECDGCLGSCPEDAIIKLGKGHRYRYDYDKCTGCGTCFEQCPVHAIEMRPEGQS, via the coding sequence ATGCTGCACCCGCAACGACGCGATGTGACCCAGCTGCCAGACCTGTTCCACTCGGAAGGCAGGGTTGGCCCGGAGCGTTCCAGACGCCCCGTCTATGTCGACCTGCTCCCGCCCTGCAATGCCGGCTGCCCGGCGGGCGAGAACATCCAGGAGTGGCTCCGCCTGATCAAGGCGGGTGAGACCGAAGCCGCGTGGCGCCAGCTCACCCAGGACAACCCGTTCCCGGCCATCCACGGCCGGGTCTGCTACCACCCCTGCGAGAGCGTGTGCAACCGCAAGGAGCTCGACTCCGCGGTCTCGATCCATGCGGTCGAGCGCTTCCTGGGTGATGAGGCCCTGAGCCGGGGTTGGGCGTTCAAGGTTCCCGAACAGACCTCGGGTCGCAAGGTCCTCGTCGTCGGCTCCGGCCCCTCGGGCCTGTCCGCGGCCTACCACCTGGCCCGCCTCGGCCACGAGGTGGAGATCCGCGACAACGGCGCCGAGCCCGGCGGCATGATGCGCTACGGCATCCCGGCCTACCGCCTCCCCCGCGACGTGCTGGACGGTGAGATCAGGCGCATCACCGACATGGGTGTCCGCATCGTCACCAATCACACGGTCACCGACCTGCTGGCCGAACAGGAAGAGGGCGGCTTCGATGCGGTCTTCGTCGCCGTCGGCGCCCACCTGTCCCGCAAGGTCGACATCCCGGCCCAGGACGCCTCCAAGATGGTCGACGCCGTGCAGTTCCTGCGGGGCGTCGCCTCCGGCGAGAAGCCGATCATCGGCCGCCGCGTCGCGATCTATGGCGGCGGCAACACCGCGATGGACGCGGCCCGCACGGCCCGCCGCCTGGGCGCCGAGGAAGCCATCGTGGTCTATCGGCGCACGAAGGCCCAGATGCCGGCGCACGAGGAAGAGCTCGACGATGCCGAGCGCGAGGGCGTCAAGATCAACTGGCTCCGGACGATCACCGATGTCTCCGACGACCTGACCGTCGAGATCATGGAACTCGACGAGACCGGGCGTCCGCGCGGCACCGGCCGGTTCGAGAAGCTCGAGGCCGACACTGTGATCATGGCCGTCGGCCAGGTTCCCGAAACCGACTTCCTCCACGAGATCGAGGGCCTCGAGTTCGACCGCGACGGCGTGATGCAGGTCGATCACCAGACCCTGATGTCGACCGTTCCCGGCATCTTCGCCGGCGGCGACGCCGTCCCGAGCGAGCGCACCGTCACGATCGGTGTCGGTCACGGCAAGAAGGCCGCCCGCGCCATCGACGCCTGGCTCTATGGCGGTGTCCCCGACCGCAAGCCGAAGCACGACCTGGCCAGCTTCGACAAGCTGAATCTGTGGTATTTCGGTGACGCCTCCCGCCGTGCCCAGCCCGAGCTCGACCCGGATGCCCGCGTGACCGCGTTCGACGAGATCGTCGGCGGCCTCAACGAGCAGCAGGCCACCTTCGAGGCGGCCCGCTGCCTCTCCTGTGGCAACTGCTTCGAGTGCGACGGCTGCCTCGGTTCCTGCCCCGAGGACGCGATCATCAAGCTCGGCAAGGGCCACCGTTATCGCTACGACTACGACAAATGCACCGGTTGCGGGACGTGTTTCGAGCAGTGCCCCGTCCACGCCATCGAGATGCGCCCGGAGGGACAGTCATGA
- the manA gene encoding mannose-6-phosphate isomerase, class I: MQILTGTVQDYAWGSTDGIPAVLGTEPTGAPQAEYWLGAHPKAPSTLPDGTTLDVLLAEHPEQIGEAVATRFGTRLPFLVKILSARQALSLQAHPSRAQAIEGYARENEARIALDAPDRNYRDDWPKPEAMIALTEFHGLCGFRDPAESQKLFRQLGIPAIDDLVQPLADLDGIARVFLEVLALADFAQDLVAEVVSAAREHAGEDSDFGRFCTTAVELDADYPGDAGIIAALLLNRIRLEPGDAFFMPAGNMHAYLRGTGIEIMSNSDNVLRGGLTPKHIDVDELAQVLDFAPGFPGLITPVEVSPGVRHYPTEAPEFAVFDVRDAVDQPLPADSSARILLVTEGRADLTDAAGATLAVERGQAAFLAAGERVRVTSSGWAFLSSAGIPVV; encoded by the coding sequence ATGCAGATCCTGACCGGCACTGTCCAGGACTATGCCTGGGGCTCCACCGACGGCATCCCTGCGGTGCTCGGCACCGAACCCACCGGCGCTCCGCAGGCCGAATACTGGCTCGGCGCCCACCCGAAGGCCCCGTCCACCCTGCCCGACGGCACAACGCTCGATGTGCTCCTCGCCGAGCATCCGGAGCAGATCGGCGAGGCTGTCGCCACCCGCTTCGGCACCCGCCTCCCCTTCCTCGTCAAGATCCTGTCCGCGCGCCAGGCCCTGTCGCTCCAGGCGCACCCGTCGCGGGCGCAGGCGATCGAGGGGTACGCCCGGGAGAACGAGGCCCGCATCGCGCTCGACGCTCCGGATCGCAACTATCGCGACGACTGGCCCAAGCCGGAGGCGATGATTGCGCTCACCGAGTTCCATGGGCTCTGCGGATTCCGGGACCCGGCCGAGAGCCAGAAGCTGTTCCGGCAGCTCGGCATCCCCGCCATCGACGACCTCGTCCAGCCGCTCGCGGACCTGGACGGCATCGCCCGGGTGTTCCTCGAGGTTCTCGCGCTCGCGGATTTCGCGCAGGACCTGGTGGCCGAGGTCGTCTCCGCAGCCCGTGAGCACGCCGGGGAGGATTCGGATTTCGGCCGGTTCTGCACCACCGCCGTCGAGCTCGACGCCGACTATCCCGGTGACGCCGGCATCATCGCCGCACTCCTGCTCAACCGCATCCGGCTCGAACCGGGCGATGCGTTCTTCATGCCGGCCGGCAACATGCACGCCTATCTCCGCGGCACGGGCATCGAGATCATGTCCAACTCCGACAACGTCCTGCGCGGCGGACTGACGCCGAAACACATCGACGTCGACGAGCTCGCCCAGGTGCTCGACTTCGCTCCCGGCTTCCCCGGTCTGATCACGCCGGTCGAGGTTTCTCCCGGGGTGCGGCACTACCCGACCGAGGCTCCCGAGTTCGCAGTCTTCGACGTGCGCGACGCGGTCGATCAGCCCCTGCCGGCCGACTCGTCCGCACGGATCCTGCTCGTCACCGAGGGCCGTGCGGACCTCACCGATGCCGCCGGTGCGACCCTGGCCGTCGAGCGCGGCCAGGCGGCCTTCCTGGCCGCGGGCGAGCGCGTACGCGTGACCAGCTCGGGCTGGGCATTCCTCTCGAGCGCGGGGATTCCGGTCGTCTGA
- a CDS encoding DUF3263 domain-containing protein encodes MPAALNNDREHPDASGLSERDADILDFERNWWKHAGPKEQGIRERFSMSATRYYQVLNNLIDQPEAMKHDPLLVKRLRRMRAERQRARSARRLGFDPS; translated from the coding sequence ATGCCGGCAGCCCTGAACAACGACCGCGAACATCCCGACGCGTCCGGGCTCAGTGAGCGCGATGCGGACATCCTCGATTTCGAACGCAACTGGTGGAAGCACGCCGGGCCCAAGGAACAGGGCATCCGCGAGCGCTTCTCGATGTCGGCGACGCGTTATTACCAGGTCCTCAACAACCTGATCGACCAGCCCGAGGCCATGAAGCACGATCCGCTGCTCGTGAAGCGACTGCGTCGCATGCGTGCCGAGCGTCAGCGTGCGCGCTCGGCTCGGCGGCTGGGCTTCGATCCCAGCTGA
- the groL gene encoding chaperonin GroEL (60 kDa chaperone family; promotes refolding of misfolded polypeptides especially under stressful conditions; forms two stacked rings of heptamers to form a barrel-shaped 14mer; ends can be capped by GroES; misfolded proteins enter the barrel where they are refolded when GroES binds) has translation MAKLIEFNIEARRGLERGMNTLADAVKVTLGPKGRNVVLEKKWGAPTITNDGVSIAKEIELEEPFEKIGAELVKEVAKKTDDVAGDGTTTATVLAQAMVREGLRNVTAGANPMGLKKGIEKATAAISEQLLSMATEIETKEQIAATASISAADETVGEIIAEAMEKVGKEGVITVEESNTFGLDLELTEGMRFDKGYISGYFVTDAERMETVLDDPYILIANSKIGSLKDLLPVLEKVMQSGKALVVIAEDVEGEALAGLIVNKIRGTFKSVAVKAPGFGDRRKAMLGDIAILTGGQVVSEDVGLKLDAVTLDLLGSARQVRVTKDETTIVDGAGDSEEIAGRVRQIRAEIENSDSDYDREKLQERLAKLAGGVAVIKVGAATEVELKERKHRIEDAVRNAKAAVEEGIVPGGGVALIQAAKNVSVELSGDEAVGAKIVFDAVSAPLKQIAENAGLEGGVVSEKVRALEPGQGLNAATGEYVDMIKAGIIDPAKVTRSALQNAASIAALFLTTEAVIADKPEPAPAMPGGHPGEEMGGMGF, from the coding sequence ATGGCAAAACTGATTGAGTTCAATATCGAGGCTCGCCGCGGTCTTGAGCGGGGCATGAACACCCTCGCTGACGCGGTGAAGGTCACCCTGGGCCCGAAGGGCCGCAACGTCGTGCTGGAGAAGAAGTGGGGCGCCCCCACGATCACCAACGACGGTGTCTCCATCGCCAAGGAGATCGAGCTCGAGGAGCCGTTCGAGAAGATCGGCGCCGAGCTGGTCAAGGAAGTCGCCAAGAAGACCGACGACGTCGCGGGCGACGGCACCACCACCGCCACCGTTCTGGCCCAGGCCATGGTGCGCGAGGGCCTGCGCAACGTCACCGCCGGCGCCAACCCGATGGGCCTGAAGAAGGGCATCGAGAAGGCCACCGCCGCCATCAGCGAGCAGCTGCTCAGCATGGCGACCGAGATCGAGACCAAGGAGCAGATCGCTGCCACCGCGTCCATCTCGGCTGCTGACGAGACCGTCGGCGAGATCATCGCCGAGGCCATGGAGAAGGTCGGCAAGGAAGGCGTCATCACCGTCGAGGAGTCCAACACCTTCGGGCTGGACCTCGAGCTGACCGAGGGCATGCGCTTCGACAAGGGCTATATCTCGGGCTACTTCGTCACCGACGCCGAGCGCATGGAGACCGTGCTCGACGATCCCTACATCCTGATCGCCAACTCCAAGATCGGCTCGCTGAAGGACCTGCTGCCGGTGCTGGAGAAGGTCATGCAGTCCGGCAAGGCGCTCGTCGTCATCGCCGAGGACGTCGAGGGTGAGGCCCTCGCCGGCCTGATCGTCAACAAGATCCGTGGCACCTTCAAGTCCGTCGCCGTCAAGGCTCCGGGCTTCGGCGACCGCCGCAAGGCCATGCTCGGCGACATCGCCATCCTCACCGGTGGCCAGGTCGTGTCCGAGGATGTCGGCCTCAAGCTCGACGCCGTCACCCTCGACCTGCTGGGCTCCGCCCGCCAGGTGCGCGTGACCAAGGACGAGACCACCATCGTCGACGGCGCTGGTGACTCCGAGGAGATCGCCGGTCGCGTGCGCCAGATCCGCGCCGAGATCGAGAACTCCGACTCCGACTACGACCGCGAGAAGCTGCAGGAGCGGCTGGCCAAGCTGGCCGGCGGCGTTGCCGTCATCAAGGTCGGCGCGGCCACCGAGGTGGAGCTCAAGGAGCGCAAGCACCGCATCGAGGATGCCGTCCGCAACGCGAAGGCTGCGGTCGAGGAGGGCATCGTCCCCGGCGGTGGCGTGGCGCTGATCCAGGCTGCCAAGAACGTCTCGGTCGAGCTTTCGGGCGACGAGGCCGTGGGCGCCAAGATCGTGTTCGACGCTGTTTCGGCGCCGCTGAAGCAGATCGCCGAGAACGCCGGCCTCGAGGGCGGCGTCGTGTCGGAGAAGGTGCGCGCGCTGGAGCCCGGCCAGGGCCTCAACGCTGCCACCGGTGAATATGTCGACATGATCAAGGCCGGCATCATCGACCCGGCCAAGGTGACCCGCTCGGCGCTGCAGAACGCTGCATCCATCGCCGCGCTGTTCCTCACCACCGAGGCCGTCATCGCCGACAAGCCCGAGCCTGCCCCGGCCATGCCGGGCGGCCATCCGGGTGAAGAGATGGGCGGAATGGGCTTCTGA
- a CDS encoding dipeptidase: MNAAIPVLDGHNDLPWELRVRFGLDLERCDLARGVPEIATDWPRMRAGGVRGQFWSVFVPGVRPPGQPSTGSFFGDACEQIDVVHRMIARYPSDLALATEPGAAAALIESGGPIASLIGAEGGHAIENSLEKLRELYARGVRYMTLTHNENNEWADSATAEPLHGGLSAFGREVIAEMNRLGMMVDLSHTSAATMRDALGCSKAPVIFSHSSARGVTDHPRNVPDDVLAAMAAGGGICMVTFVSAFVSSAVAEWAAEFAAAAAEAGIDSMWSPGAKERGDNYPIPRPDATIADAVAHCEHIREVAGIDHIGLGGDYDGTTWLPVDLPDVSGYQRLFEALAERGWSRSELEKLGWRNAIDTFARVREYAGS; encoded by the coding sequence GTGAATGCAGCCATCCCCGTGCTCGACGGACACAACGACCTGCCGTGGGAACTCCGGGTCAGGTTCGGCCTGGACCTGGAGCGGTGCGACCTGGCCCGGGGCGTACCCGAGATTGCCACCGACTGGCCCCGCATGCGCGCCGGGGGAGTGCGAGGGCAGTTCTGGTCGGTGTTCGTTCCCGGCGTACGCCCGCCCGGGCAACCCAGCACCGGGTCGTTCTTCGGCGATGCCTGTGAGCAGATCGATGTGGTCCATCGGATGATCGCGCGGTATCCGTCGGACTTAGCCCTGGCTACCGAGCCCGGGGCTGCGGCAGCGCTGATCGAGTCCGGCGGGCCGATCGCGTCGCTGATCGGCGCCGAGGGCGGGCACGCGATCGAGAACTCGTTGGAGAAGCTGCGGGAGTTGTACGCCCGCGGTGTGCGGTATATGACTCTCACCCACAACGAGAACAACGAGTGGGCCGACTCCGCGACCGCTGAGCCGCTGCACGGTGGGTTGTCGGCATTCGGACGCGAGGTCATCGCCGAGATGAATCGCCTGGGCATGATGGTCGACCTGTCGCACACGTCCGCGGCGACGATGCGGGATGCGCTGGGATGTTCGAAGGCGCCGGTGATCTTCTCGCATTCGTCGGCTCGGGGAGTGACGGATCATCCGCGCAATGTGCCCGACGACGTGCTGGCCGCGATGGCAGCCGGGGGCGGGATCTGCATGGTGACGTTCGTCTCGGCGTTCGTGTCGAGCGCTGTCGCCGAGTGGGCTGCGGAGTTTGCGGCCGCGGCTGCGGAGGCCGGGATCGATTCCATGTGGAGCCCCGGGGCGAAGGAGCGCGGGGACAACTATCCGATCCCGCGGCCCGATGCGACCATCGCCGATGCGGTGGCGCACTGTGAGCACATCCGTGAGGTCGCCGGGATCGACCACATCGGGCTGGGTGGTGACTACGACGGCACGACCTGGTTGCCCGTCGACCTACCGGATGTGTCGGGATATCAGCGGCTGTTCGAGGCGTTGGCAGAGCGTGGCTGGAGCCGGAGTGAGCTGGAGAAGCTCGGATGGCGCAATGCCATCGACACGTTCGCGCGAGTCCGCGAGTACGCCGGATCCTGA